One region of Culex pipiens pallens isolate TS chromosome 2, TS_CPP_V2, whole genome shotgun sequence genomic DNA includes:
- the LOC120416001 gene encoding sodium-coupled monocarboxylate transporter 1-like, with translation MESTTVTTLLEQGAKLVLRFTGFDYGIFVLLLAISVLIGFYFGFVSKIKQNNVEEYLLGGKSMPKFPVAASLIATSVSGISLLGVPTDIYAYGTQIWMFVISGTMTGIVMHFIYLPVFHDMQLTSCFSYLELRFDRVVRLVASFVYALSALFLVPVVIYVPAMAFGQVSGVSLHWITPILCVICMFYTTVGGLRAVIWTDTVQLLLMLGAIFAIIVLGLSDVGGFWEVWRIAERGERLVFFDLNPDPTLRTSFWCVTLGMTTNWIAVFGINQACIQRFLAVPTRKAAKNSLKIYIVGLLIINSLACFIGLLMYARYEDCDPITTKQVQKLDQIVPFYVMDTAGRIPGLPGLFIAGVFAAALSTMSSSLNTLAGTIYEDFIRPCRPNASERSSSATMKLIVVILGLLVIGLVFIVEKLGSIVQMAVSCTGVISGSVMGMFTLGMVSTRANTKGVVSGVIVSISCMITLWISALGKLKYPFLPFRTDGCDQDILNGMGNATLPAPANSTVSQAEAELPVIFRVSFMYYSLIGLVLFLAVAYPVSLMTGGGKVPDERLLTPWARRGARGGERNSFQMKVKEVDECLPELIKHKITTPE, from the exons ATGGAATCGACCACGGTGACCACGCTGCTGGAGCAAGGAGCGAAGCTAGTGTTGCGATTTACCGGCTTTGATTATGGCATTTTTGTCCTGCTGTTGGCCATTTCCGTTTTGATTGGGTTCTACTTTGGCTTTGTGTCCAAGATTAAGCAGAACAATGTGGAGGAGTACCTGCTCGGGGGGAAGTCGATGCCCAAGTTTCCGGTGGCCGCGTCGCTGATTGCTAC GTCGGTTTCCGGAATCTCGTTGCTGGGTGTTCCCACCGATATCTATGCGTACGGGACACAAATCTGGATGTTTGTGATTTCTGGAACAATG ACCGGCATCGTGATGCACTTCATCTACCTTCCGGTGTTCCACGACATGCAGCTGACGTCCTGTTTCTCCTATCTGGAGCTTCGCTTCGACCGCGTTGTCCGCCTGGTCGCCAGCTTCGTGTACGCCCTGTCCGCACTGTTCCTGGTTCCGGTGGTGATCTACGTACCGGCCATGGCCTTCGGACAGGTGTCCGGGGTTTCACTGCACTGGATCACGCCAATTTTGTGTGTGATTTGCATGTTTTACACCACGGTTGGTGGGCTGCGAGCCGTCATCTGGACTGATACCGTTCAGTTATTGTTGATGTTGGGAGCCATCTTTGCGATTATCGTTCTTGGACTGTCGGACGTGGGTGGATTCTGGGAGGTTTGGCGCATTGCAGAACGTGGAGAGCGACTGGTTTTTTTTGA tttgaatcccgatcCAACGCTGAGGACGTCCTTCTGGTGCGTAACGCTCGGTATGACCACCAACTGGATCGCCGTCTTTGGCATCAACCAGGCATGCATCCAGCGATTCCTGGCCGTCCCAACACGAAAAGCAGCTAAAAATTCCCTAAAAATCTACATCGTCGGTTTGCTAATCATCAACTCACTAGCTTGCTTCATCGGTTTGCTCATGTACGCTCGTTACGAAGACTGCGATCCGATCACCACCAAACAGGTTCAGAAACTCGATCAGATCGTCCCGTTCTACGTAATGGACACCGCTGGGAGAATTCCCGGTCTACCCGGACTGTTCATCGCTGGAGTTTTCGCCGCTGCCCTATCAACCATGTCGTCTTCGCTGAACACCCTGGCCGGTACGATCTACGAAGACTTTATCCGTCCATGCCGTCCAAACGCGTCCGAGCGATCTTCAAGCGCGACCATGAAGCTGATCGTGGTCATCCTGGGTCTGCTCGTCATCGGTCTGGTGTTCATCGTCGAAAAGCTTGGTTCGATCGTCCAGATGGCCGTTTCCTGCACCGGAGTAATTTCCGGCTCCGTCATGGGCATGTTCACCCTAGGAATGGTCTCAACCCGGGCCAACACCAAGGGTGTCGTGTCCGGAGTGATTGTCTCTATCAGCTGCATGATCACGCTGTGGATTTCGGCCCTCGGGAAGCTCAAGTACCCCTTCCTACCGTTCCGGACGGATGGCTGTGACCAGGATATTCTGAACGGAATGGGGAATGCAACGCTGCCAGCACCAGCTAACTCCACAGTTAGTCAAGCAGAAGCCGAACTGCCTGTGATATTCCGGGTTAGCTTCATGTACTACTCGCTGATTGGGCTGGTACTCTTCCTAGCGGTGGCATATCCGGTGAGTCTCATGACCGGAGGAGGGAAGGTTCCGGATGAGCGACTGCTGACACCGTGGGCCAGAAGAGGAGCACGCGGAGGAGAGAGgaatagttttcaaatgaaagtaAAGGAGGTAGATGAATGTTTGCCGGAGTTGATCAAGCATAAAATCACGACACCGGAGTAA